In the genome of Opitutia bacterium, one region contains:
- a CDS encoding TPM domain-containing protein, which translates to MSALPLAFRRLAALALVACVFASSLLAAERIPPAPTRFVIDTTRTLSGGTVERLNARLEQFERESSNQFLVAMFARMETDSSVEDYTVRVAEAWKVGQKGKNNGAVLFIFKQDRQIYIQVGYGLEPTLTDAVCHQIVESILKPKFRAGDFDGGVSAAVDAMIAATRGEFKGTGRTVHQARHPLQRESGDPSAAIGALFFLVVIVVVVIRLARGSRRGPLVLGGPRRYRSSSIPNIWWGGPGSDGGGASGGGGWSGGGGGGFSGGGGSFGGGGAGGKW; encoded by the coding sequence GTGAGCGCGCTCCCGCTTGCTTTCCGACGCCTTGCCGCGCTCGCCCTCGTCGCGTGCGTCTTCGCGTCGTCACTCCTCGCCGCGGAGCGCATCCCGCCCGCGCCGACGCGCTTCGTCATCGACACGACGCGCACGCTCTCGGGCGGCACGGTGGAGCGCCTGAATGCGCGTCTCGAACAATTCGAACGGGAGTCCTCGAACCAGTTTCTCGTCGCGATGTTCGCCCGCATGGAGACCGACTCGTCCGTCGAAGACTACACGGTGCGCGTCGCCGAGGCGTGGAAAGTCGGCCAGAAAGGAAAGAACAACGGCGCCGTGCTCTTCATCTTCAAGCAGGACCGCCAGATCTACATCCAAGTCGGCTACGGCCTCGAGCCCACGCTCACCGACGCGGTCTGCCACCAGATCGTGGAGAGCATCTTGAAGCCGAAATTCCGCGCCGGCGATTTCGACGGCGGCGTGAGCGCGGCCGTCGACGCAATGATCGCGGCGACGCGCGGCGAATTCAAAGGCACGGGGCGGACCGTTCATCAGGCGCGGCACCCACTCCAGCGCGAATCGGGAGATCCCAGCGCCGCCATTGGAGCCCTTTTCTTTTTGGTCGTGATCGTCGTGGTCGTGATTCGTCTCGCTCGCGGCTCGCGCCGGGGGCCGTTGGTGCTCGGTGGACCGCGACGCTACCGCAGTTCGAGCATTCCGAACATCTGGTGGGGCGGCCCCGGCTCCGACGGCGGCGGGGCCTCGGGCGGTGGTGGTTGGTCCGGCGGCGGGGGCGGCGGATTTTCCGGCGGCGGTGGCAGCTTCGGCGGCGGCGGCGCAGGAGGCAAATGGTGA
- a CDS encoding SDR family oxidoreductase: protein MAAQLPPVVLVTGASRGIGRGIAQHLAKHDARVALHYASNDTAARDTLASLAGDGHALFRADVADPAACERLVADVIAHFGRLDVLVNNAGVYEDDSIKTASYAEWQRVWRRTIDTNLLGPANLTYLAVQHFRTRGGGRIVNITSRAAFRGELTAQSYAASKAALNITGQSLARALGADHIHVFTVAPGWIDTDMAVAALTGPGAADVLAQHPLGRVGTADEMGATVAWLALDAPANLTGCIIDANGASYLRT, encoded by the coding sequence ATGGCCGCCCAACTTCCTCCCGTAGTCCTCGTCACCGGCGCCTCGCGCGGCATCGGCCGCGGCATCGCGCAACACCTAGCCAAACACGACGCGCGCGTCGCGTTGCACTACGCCAGCAACGACACCGCCGCCCGCGACACGCTCGCCTCGCTCGCCGGCGACGGCCACGCGCTCTTCCGCGCCGACGTCGCCGACCCCGCCGCTTGCGAGCGACTCGTCGCCGACGTCATCGCCCACTTCGGCCGCCTCGACGTGCTGGTGAACAACGCCGGAGTCTACGAGGACGACTCGATCAAGACCGCCAGCTACGCCGAGTGGCAGCGCGTCTGGCGCCGCACCATCGACACCAATCTCCTCGGCCCCGCCAACCTCACCTACCTCGCCGTGCAACACTTCCGCACGCGCGGTGGCGGACGGATCGTCAACATCACCTCACGCGCCGCCTTCCGCGGTGAGTTGACCGCCCAGAGCTACGCCGCCTCGAAAGCCGCGCTGAACATCACCGGCCAATCCCTCGCCCGCGCCCTCGGAGCCGACCACATTCACGTCTTCACCGTCGCGCCCGGCTGGATCGACACCGACATGGCTGTCGCCGCCCTCACCGGTCCCGGCGCCGCCGACGTGCTCGCGCAACACCCGCTCGGCCGCGTCGGCACCGCCGACGAAATGGGCGCCACCGTCGCCTGGCTCGCCCTCGACGCTCCCGCCAATCTCACCGGCTGCATCATCGACGCCAACGGCGCCTCCTACCTGCGCACCTGA
- a CDS encoding YgiQ family radical SAM protein: MSTTHEKDPTWDPARWLPTTRDEMEARGWDYVDVILVSGDAYVDHPAFGTAVVGRLIEREGFRIAILAQPNWRDDLRDFKKLGKPRYFFGVTAGCMDSMVNRYTAAKKLRSEDAYTPGGAHGFRPDYASIVYSKILKQIYPDVPVLLGGIEASLRRVTHFDYWSDQLMPGILADSGADMLVYGMGELPLMEVLRLLKRGVPFASLTTIAQTAVLLPAGEAAPKNKNWDDFELHSHEACVADRALYAANFKNIETESNRVKARRLLQRTGERLMVVNPPYPTMSEAQIDSSFDLPYTRLPHPKYRKRGPIPAYEMIKHSINMHRGCFGGCSFCTISAHQGKFVASRSKASILREVESVKQMPDFRGTISDLGGPSANMYKMKGKEQWICDECVRPSCIWPDVCRNLDTDHTALLDIYESVRNTEGVKHAYVASGIRYDLFLHDKGATPEVKASHEKYIEELAAHHVPGRIKVAPEHTSDHVLRIMRKPSFNLFYKFKEKFTAAAAKAGKPDMPVTPYFISSHPGSRSEDMADLALKTKDLGYRLEAVQDFTPTPMTVATEIYATGVHPYDAKPVEVARTPDAKQEQRSFFFWYKPEMKAALRATMHRLGLDETARRLLDEKKSTRNVTPSPHITPCGMNAANMQPGARLAAATKGVKKPIQSAPSSAAPKPKKPTDLDRLLRESGVKLPDKK, from the coding sequence ATGTCCACCACCCACGAAAAGGACCCGACTTGGGACCCGGCCCGCTGGCTCCCGACGACGCGCGACGAGATGGAGGCGCGCGGCTGGGACTACGTGGACGTGATCCTCGTTTCCGGCGACGCCTACGTGGATCATCCCGCGTTTGGCACGGCGGTGGTGGGGCGGCTGATCGAGCGCGAGGGGTTTCGTATCGCGATCTTGGCGCAGCCGAATTGGCGCGACGACCTGCGCGACTTCAAGAAGCTCGGCAAGCCGCGCTACTTTTTCGGCGTCACGGCGGGCTGCATGGACTCGATGGTGAACCGCTACACGGCGGCCAAGAAGCTCCGCAGCGAGGACGCCTACACGCCGGGCGGCGCGCATGGCTTCCGGCCGGATTACGCGTCGATCGTCTACTCGAAGATCCTGAAACAGATTTACCCCGATGTGCCCGTGTTGCTCGGCGGCATCGAGGCGAGCCTGCGGCGCGTGACGCATTTCGATTATTGGTCGGACCAGCTCATGCCCGGCATTCTCGCCGACAGCGGCGCGGACATGCTCGTCTACGGCATGGGCGAGCTGCCGCTGATGGAAGTGCTGCGCTTGCTGAAACGCGGTGTGCCATTCGCCTCGCTCACGACCATCGCGCAAACCGCGGTCCTGCTGCCGGCGGGCGAGGCGGCGCCGAAGAACAAGAACTGGGACGACTTCGAGCTGCACTCGCATGAGGCCTGCGTCGCCGACCGCGCGCTATACGCGGCTAATTTCAAGAACATCGAAACCGAGTCGAACCGCGTGAAGGCGCGCCGGCTCCTCCAGCGCACGGGCGAGCGGCTCATGGTCGTGAACCCGCCTTACCCGACGATGAGCGAGGCGCAGATCGATTCGTCGTTCGATTTGCCTTACACGCGCCTGCCGCATCCGAAGTATCGCAAGCGCGGGCCGATTCCGGCCTACGAGATGATCAAGCACTCGATCAATATGCATCGCGGGTGCTTCGGCGGTTGCAGCTTCTGCACGATCTCGGCGCACCAGGGGAAGTTCGTCGCGTCCCGCTCGAAGGCGTCGATCCTGCGCGAAGTCGAGTCCGTGAAACAGATGCCGGATTTCCGCGGCACAATCAGCGACCTCGGCGGCCCGAGCGCGAACATGTATAAGATGAAGGGCAAGGAGCAGTGGATCTGCGACGAATGCGTCCGCCCGTCGTGCATCTGGCCCGACGTCTGCCGCAACCTCGACACCGATCACACCGCGCTCCTCGACATCTACGAATCCGTGCGCAACACCGAGGGCGTGAAGCACGCCTACGTCGCGAGCGGCATCCGCTACGATCTCTTCCTGCACGACAAAGGCGCGACGCCGGAGGTGAAGGCGAGCCACGAGAAATACATCGAGGAACTCGCCGCGCACCACGTGCCCGGCCGCATCAAAGTCGCGCCCGAACACACGAGCGACCACGTGCTGCGCATCATGCGCAAGCCGAGCTTCAACCTGTTCTACAAGTTCAAGGAAAAGTTCACCGCCGCCGCCGCGAAGGCCGGCAAGCCCGACATGCCGGTGACGCCATATTTCATCAGCTCGCATCCCGGCTCGCGATCGGAGGACATGGCCGATCTCGCGCTGAAGACGAAGGACCTCGGCTATCGTCTCGAAGCCGTGCAGGACTTCACGCCGACGCCGATGACCGTCGCGACGGAAATCTACGCGACCGGCGTGCACCCTTACGATGCCAAGCCCGTCGAAGTCGCGCGCACGCCCGACGCGAAGCAGGAGCAGCGCAGCTTTTTCTTTTGGTATAAACCCGAGATGAAGGCCGCGCTGCGCGCCACGATGCACCGGCTCGGCTTGGACGAGACCGCGCGGCGCCTGCTCGACGAAAAGAAGTCCACGCGCAACGTCACGCCGTCACCACACATCACGCCGTGCGGCATGAACGCGGCCAATATGCAACCCGGCGCGCGCCTCGCGGCGGCGACGAAGGGCGTGAAGAAACCGATCCAGTCCGCGCCTTCGAGTGCGGCACCGAAGCCGAAAAAGCCGACCGATCTCGACCGGCTCTTGCGCGAGTCGGGCGTCAAGTTGCCCGACAAAAAGTAG
- a CDS encoding TPM domain-containing protein, with protein MVMKTFLDQLDRARIERAIADAEQLTSGELRVVFHPGKVADATALARTEFARLGMTATRERNAVLILIAPDARQFAIFGDEGVHGKCGDDFWRNVAAAMEAKFRAGQHTDAVVEGIARAGELLAREFPHRPDDRDELPNTVVQDPPPPTVI; from the coding sequence ATGGTGATGAAAACATTCCTCGATCAACTCGACCGCGCGCGCATCGAACGCGCCATCGCCGACGCCGAGCAGCTCACCTCCGGCGAGCTGCGCGTCGTTTTTCACCCGGGAAAAGTCGCCGACGCCACCGCGCTCGCCCGCACCGAATTTGCGCGCCTCGGCATGACCGCCACCCGCGAACGCAACGCCGTGCTCATCCTCATCGCGCCCGACGCACGACAGTTCGCGATCTTTGGCGACGAAGGCGTGCACGGGAAGTGCGGCGACGATTTCTGGCGCAACGTCGCGGCGGCGATGGAGGCGAAATTCCGCGCCGGTCAGCACACCGACGCCGTCGTGGAAGGCATCGCGCGCGCGGGAGAATTGCTTGCCCGCGAGTTCCCGCATCGACCGGACGACCGCGACGAGTTGCCCAACACCGTCGTGCAGGATCCGCCCCCGCCGACGGTGATCTGA
- a CDS encoding response regulator transcription factor produces the protein MAAKRILLADDHVLFNQALAAQLAQWLPGCRCEFVTSLAALRTTKLTEFDLAIVDLSFADGDALAWLTAHAAGRVLIVTAAQEEAVILHAVALEVDGVAHKSDDISVLRHAIDTILSGGHYLSPRIRELQTAIKRRPDALHKILSPRELEVLRLIGRGNTTDEIASTLGIRASSVSDHKKNLMQKLGAATANDLLRCAIERGVARV, from the coding sequence ATGGCCGCCAAGCGGATCCTCCTCGCCGACGATCACGTCCTTTTCAACCAGGCCCTCGCGGCCCAACTGGCGCAATGGCTGCCGGGTTGTCGCTGCGAATTCGTCACCAGCCTTGCGGCGTTGCGGACGACAAAACTGACCGAGTTCGATCTCGCGATCGTGGATCTGAGTTTCGCCGACGGCGACGCGCTCGCGTGGCTCACCGCGCACGCCGCCGGCCGCGTCCTCATCGTCACCGCGGCGCAGGAGGAAGCGGTCATCCTGCACGCCGTCGCCCTCGAGGTTGACGGCGTCGCCCACAAGTCCGACGACATTTCCGTCCTGCGTCACGCCATCGATACCATCCTGAGCGGCGGCCACTATCTTTCGCCGCGGATCCGCGAGCTGCAGACCGCGATCAAACGCCGCCCGGACGCCCTGCACAAAATCCTGTCGCCGCGCGAGCTCGAGGTGCTCCGCCTCATCGGACGCGGCAACACGACCGACGAGATCGCCAGCACTCTCGGCATCCGGGCCAGCAGCGTTTCCGACCACAAGAAAAACCTCATGCAGAAGCTCGGCGCCGCGACGGCGAACGATCTCCTGCGCTGCGCGATCGAGCGTGGCGTCGCCCGCGTCTGA
- a CDS encoding ATPase encodes MDQPRTILCLASFHKGFEFLKQAKAEGWIVLLLTSQSLQHEEWPREAIDEIFYMPDENKVWKRDDVIKGVSYLARRHKIDRLAALDDFDVEVAAMIREHLRIPGMGETTARYFRDKLAMRLKAREAGIPVPEFTNVANYDDIRAFMARVPGPWLLKPRLSASALGIHKIEKPDDLWPKLDALGDEQSFHLLEQFVPGRVYHVDSIVNDREVVFSIASRYGTPPLAVMHGGGIFSTIICEHGSAEERALIMANAAVLKAMGHVRGASHTEFIRAEDGTFHFLETSARVGGANIMDLIETATGLNLWREWAKVETQESAYRVPLWRRDYAGLIMSLARQEWPDLSVFADNEVIIRHRKRHHVGLVWRSPSYARVEQLQVDYLARVQRDFHASAPPPAKATE; translated from the coding sequence ATGGATCAGCCCCGCACGATTCTCTGCCTCGCGAGTTTCCACAAAGGTTTCGAATTCCTGAAACAGGCCAAGGCCGAGGGCTGGATCGTCCTGCTACTCACCTCGCAATCGCTCCAACACGAGGAGTGGCCGCGCGAGGCGATCGACGAGATCTTCTACATGCCGGACGAGAACAAGGTCTGGAAACGCGACGACGTCATCAAGGGCGTCAGCTACCTCGCCCGCCGCCACAAGATCGACCGCCTCGCCGCACTCGACGACTTCGACGTCGAGGTCGCCGCGATGATCCGCGAACACCTCCGCATTCCCGGCATGGGCGAGACGACCGCCCGCTATTTCCGCGACAAGCTCGCCATGCGCCTGAAGGCGCGCGAAGCCGGCATCCCCGTGCCGGAATTCACCAACGTCGCCAACTACGACGACATCCGCGCGTTCATGGCGCGCGTGCCCGGCCCGTGGCTGCTCAAGCCCCGCCTCTCCGCCTCCGCGCTCGGCATCCACAAGATCGAGAAACCCGACGACCTCTGGCCAAAACTCGACGCGCTCGGCGACGAGCAGTCGTTTCACCTGCTCGAGCAATTCGTGCCCGGCCGCGTCTACCACGTCGACAGCATCGTCAACGACCGCGAGGTCGTCTTCTCGATCGCCAGTCGCTACGGCACGCCGCCGCTCGCCGTCATGCACGGCGGCGGCATTTTCTCCACGATCATCTGCGAACACGGCTCAGCCGAGGAACGCGCTTTGATCATGGCCAACGCCGCCGTCCTGAAAGCCATGGGACACGTCCGCGGTGCCTCGCACACGGAGTTCATCCGCGCCGAGGACGGCACGTTCCACTTCCTCGAAACCTCCGCCCGCGTCGGCGGCGCGAACATCATGGACCTCATCGAGACCGCCACCGGCCTCAATCTCTGGCGCGAGTGGGCCAAGGTCGAGACGCAGGAGAGCGCCTACCGCGTGCCGCTCTGGCGCCGCGACTACGCCGGACTCATCATGTCGCTGGCGCGGCAGGAATGGCCCGATCTCAGTGTCTTCGCCGACAACGAAGTCATCATCCGCCACCGCAAACGCCACCACGTCGGCCTCGTCTGGCGTTCGCCGAGCTACGCGCGCGTCGAGCAACTCCAGGTCGACTACCTCGCGCGCGTGCAGCGCGACTTCCACGCCAGCGCTCCGCCGCCGGCCAAGGCCACCGAGTAG
- a CDS encoding diacylglycerol kinase: MSDDAPIQPENKTRSFQNFFHSVRYAVEGFWAALKHEPSFREDLLFVVFLTPLAVILPVNAVSTAVMIFSLFLIVIMELVNSAIEWTIDDISLAKRPFAKRAKDMGSAAVFLAYINCFVVWGVILFANWNRIATLEFLKWPPNFLP, encoded by the coding sequence ATGTCCGACGACGCGCCCATTCAGCCCGAGAACAAGACGCGGAGTTTCCAGAACTTCTTCCACTCCGTCCGCTACGCCGTCGAAGGATTCTGGGCCGCGCTGAAACACGAGCCGTCGTTCCGCGAGGACCTGCTTTTCGTCGTCTTCCTCACGCCGCTCGCCGTCATCCTGCCCGTCAACGCCGTCTCGACCGCGGTGATGATCTTCTCGCTCTTCCTGATCGTCATCATGGAGCTCGTGAACTCCGCCATCGAGTGGACCATCGACGACATCTCGCTCGCCAAGCGGCCGTTCGCGAAACGCGCCAAGGACATGGGCAGCGCCGCCGTGTTTCTCGCCTACATCAATTGCTTTGTCGTCTGGGGCGTCATCCTGTTCGCCAACTGGAATCGCATCGCGACGCTCGAGTTCCTGAAATGGCCGCCCAACTTCCTCCCGTAG
- a CDS encoding response regulator: MLIELGEVPLLVSKTGCWRWQDGGFESVAPEKVGVHLESASYTTEFWGLNFGLNSRGVFCYETGAYLVEESPMPPMVTGLAVTAEHVWVTSNQNGLHVWSRRTRQKVAQLAGVNVRTQTGDRIYATDPAQTLVYLHDPARLAIMPKTIQMASFVQGADNRLLLSAGSGLAVVEGASLADAGLAMCYGYDGRREVYGGDGFFAEGGKVTRVVGTRFYGSHPLPDGAILAVEERGLKRVSPEGDITARRDYRTFMYGYARCGDGRWLLGGTDGVTLIDDQLVERAHLLAETCFVWSDFGAAWISNAKNEIFDEQGRRVAQAPSGVIVGVTQHEGRIVVALDHGADAAGEIGYVTPRWEPLRVPLRDLGVGPLQSWQGRLYVATPRGVVRLGQLQPIEIGTMEFICNARDSGGRWELPAAVGDFELSFPSRVLPGENTPRYAYEFNGEEKVDLGKGRTISLPRLPYGESTLKLHRDYVGFAEDRTLRLYRPYPWYFTGWALGGYGVLTVGGLWWGYRWRTGVLRRRAQELERRVEERTAELVEAKRAREYFISAMSHEIRNPLNGVVGLCEMLHAEAPTPRARSLTATLQSCAQQLRSMLDDVMDWSRIERGELAVADEPFELATTIEAACRAQDPELRDVRGMRVEECWLRGDGPKLRQIVMNLVSNGLKHGQPRGVEVTVTRRVDEGRCAVRLEVANAGPQFSAAEIEGFFAEYHRGEDARRRRAPGLGLGLHISRRLATAMGGALTGRWEDGRIVFALSLELPTASAPEAEGGPTRAAGPLRLLALEDEVYNRLVLGHLVGRMGCRLDWAQDEPELRRALQEGEYAAVLTDFSMPTLDGLRVAEIVREVRGAGAPPILAVTAYSTDEKRALGSRAGIVEFVTKPVSAAALDSALRRHVAGWGEGIAAEAEPFEPEHAEFDLSLLDGLGEPSAVRRQFADDVERAWREVSGAAAGGDAPRAVHALRARVLVVRAKELAEQLALLEAALRANDASATEGLRAVAGKLVARLVAAIRAATP, translated from the coding sequence ATGCTGATCGAGCTGGGCGAGGTGCCGCTCCTGGTCTCGAAAACCGGCTGCTGGCGATGGCAGGACGGCGGGTTCGAGTCGGTGGCCCCGGAGAAGGTCGGGGTGCATTTGGAGTCTGCGAGTTATACGACCGAATTTTGGGGGCTGAACTTCGGTCTGAACAGTCGCGGGGTATTTTGCTACGAGACCGGCGCCTATCTCGTCGAGGAGTCGCCGATGCCGCCGATGGTGACAGGGTTGGCGGTGACGGCGGAGCACGTCTGGGTGACATCCAATCAGAATGGCCTCCACGTCTGGTCGCGCCGCACGCGGCAGAAGGTGGCCCAGCTAGCAGGCGTAAACGTGCGCACCCAAACCGGAGATAGAATATATGCGACCGATCCGGCTCAGACGCTCGTTTATCTGCACGATCCGGCGCGGCTGGCCATAATGCCCAAGACAATCCAAATGGCCTCTTTTGTGCAGGGTGCTGACAATCGACTCCTGCTGAGTGCCGGGTCAGGTCTGGCTGTAGTCGAGGGAGCATCGTTAGCCGACGCCGGTCTTGCGATGTGCTACGGGTATGATGGGAGGCGGGAAGTATATGGGGGCGACGGATTCTTTGCCGAGGGGGGCAAGGTGACCCGGGTGGTGGGCACGAGATTCTACGGATCCCACCCATTGCCAGACGGTGCTATTCTCGCGGTTGAAGAGAGGGGCCTCAAACGAGTCAGCCCAGAGGGAGACATCACGGCCAGACGGGACTACAGGACTTTCATGTATGGCTATGCCCGCTGCGGCGATGGCCGCTGGCTGCTCGGGGGCACGGACGGCGTGACGCTAATCGACGATCAATTGGTCGAACGAGCACACCTGCTGGCAGAGACGTGTTTTGTTTGGTCGGATTTCGGGGCCGCGTGGATTTCCAACGCGAAGAACGAGATTTTCGACGAGCAGGGACGACGGGTGGCGCAAGCGCCGTCGGGCGTAATCGTCGGCGTGACTCAGCACGAGGGGCGGATCGTGGTGGCACTCGATCATGGTGCAGATGCAGCGGGCGAGATCGGCTATGTTACCCCGCGCTGGGAGCCCTTGCGGGTGCCGTTGCGGGATCTCGGCGTGGGCCCGCTGCAATCGTGGCAGGGACGGCTGTATGTCGCCACGCCGCGAGGCGTGGTGCGGCTCGGGCAACTGCAACCGATCGAGATCGGCACGATGGAGTTTATCTGCAACGCGCGCGACAGCGGCGGGCGGTGGGAACTGCCGGCGGCGGTGGGGGACTTTGAGCTGAGTTTTCCGAGTCGCGTCCTGCCCGGGGAGAACACCCCGCGCTACGCTTACGAGTTCAATGGCGAGGAGAAGGTGGATCTTGGCAAGGGGCGGACGATCTCGCTGCCGCGTCTGCCCTACGGCGAGTCCACGCTGAAGCTGCATCGCGACTACGTCGGCTTCGCGGAGGATCGCACCCTGCGGCTCTATCGCCCTTACCCGTGGTATTTCACCGGGTGGGCGCTCGGAGGCTATGGCGTGCTGACCGTGGGCGGACTCTGGTGGGGCTATCGTTGGCGCACAGGAGTGCTGCGGCGGCGGGCGCAGGAATTGGAGCGCCGGGTGGAGGAACGCACGGCGGAACTCGTCGAGGCCAAGCGGGCGCGCGAGTATTTCATCTCGGCGATGAGTCATGAGATCCGCAACCCGCTCAATGGCGTCGTGGGGCTGTGCGAAATGTTGCATGCGGAAGCGCCGACGCCCCGGGCGCGCTCGCTGACGGCGACGCTGCAGAGTTGCGCCCAGCAGTTGCGCAGCATGTTGGACGACGTGATGGACTGGTCGCGCATCGAGCGTGGTGAGCTGGCGGTGGCCGACGAGCCGTTCGAGCTGGCGACGACGATCGAAGCGGCGTGTCGCGCGCAGGATCCCGAGTTGCGGGACGTGCGCGGGATGCGGGTCGAGGAGTGCTGGTTGCGGGGCGACGGCCCGAAGCTGCGCCAGATCGTGATGAATCTCGTGAGCAACGGACTGAAACACGGCCAGCCGCGCGGCGTGGAAGTGACCGTGACGCGGCGGGTCGACGAAGGTCGCTGCGCCGTGCGGCTCGAGGTGGCCAATGCGGGCCCGCAGTTCAGCGCGGCCGAGATCGAGGGTTTTTTTGCCGAGTATCATCGCGGGGAGGACGCGCGGCGGCGGCGGGCGCCGGGCCTCGGCTTGGGCCTGCATATCTCGCGGCGCCTGGCGACGGCGATGGGCGGCGCGTTGACCGGGCGCTGGGAGGACGGGCGCATCGTTTTCGCTCTTTCCCTGGAGTTGCCGACCGCGAGCGCCCCGGAAGCCGAAGGGGGGCCGACCCGCGCCGCGGGCCCGTTGCGGCTCCTCGCGTTGGAGGACGAGGTCTACAACCGGCTGGTGCTCGGCCACCTCGTGGGCCGCATGGGGTGCCGGCTCGATTGGGCGCAGGACGAGCCGGAGCTGCGGCGAGCATTGCAGGAGGGAGAATACGCGGCCGTGCTCACCGATTTTTCGATGCCCACGCTCGACGGATTGCGCGTGGCGGAAATCGTGCGCGAGGTGCGGGGCGCCGGCGCGCCGCCGATCCTCGCCGTCACCGCCTATTCGACGGACGAGAAGCGCGCGCTCGGGAGCCGGGCGGGCATCGTGGAATTCGTAACCAAGCCGGTGAGCGCGGCGGCGCTGGATTCGGCGTTGCGCCGCCACGTGGCGGGGTGGGGCGAGGGGATTGCCGCGGAGGCCGAACCATTCGAGCCCGAGCACGCGGAGTTCGACTTGTCGCTGCTGGATGGATTGGGCGAGCCTTCCGCGGTGCGGCGGCAGTTCGCGGACGACGTCGAACGCGCCTGGCGTGAAGTCAGCGGCGCCGCGGCGGGCGGCGATGCGCCGCGAGCGGTGCACGCGTTGCGCGCGCGCGTGCTGGTGGTGCGGGCGAAGGAACTCGCGGAACAACTCGCACTGCTCGAGGCGGCGTTGCGGGCGAACGACGCGTCCGCGACGGAGGGACTGCGCGCGGTGGCAGGGAAACTCGTGGCGCGGCTGGTGGCGGCGATCCGCGCGGCCACCCCGTGA